A region of Solanum dulcamara chromosome 7, daSolDulc1.2, whole genome shotgun sequence DNA encodes the following proteins:
- the LOC129895494 gene encoding CBS domain-containing protein CBSCBSPB1-like, whose amino-acid sequence MTTSQGGGSSSRRSSLSLTSSTSNLKKKTAGDNGGGQPDSGPRKSMSSSRSMGLTGERTVKRLRLSKALTVPDTTSIYEACRRMAARRVDALLLTDSNALLCGILTDKDIATRVIAREVNIQETPVSKIMTKNPVFVLSDTLAVEALQKMVLGKFRHLPVVENGEVIALLDIAKCLYDAIARLERAAEKGKAIAAAVEGVEKHWGSSVSGSNTFIETLQERMFKPSLSTIISENSKVVIVEPSDTVLATAKKMLESRTSSAIVMVDNKARGILTSKDMLMRVIAQDLSPESILVERVMTPSPECSTTDTPIVDALHTMHDGKFLHLPVVDKEGIVVAVLDVLHITHAAVATVGQNAGANNEAANTMMQRFWDSAMALTPDDDEETRSEGSLKLASEGAETGRSTPYPSASLPNTFAFKIQDRKGRMHRFNCDIRSVTDLITAIIQRLGNDIDRNNLPQILYEDEDHDKVILASDSDLTAAVEHAKLSGWKGLRLHLDYSGTPGRRRGSNSESLDYAHPETAWASAYTAVAAGAALAASLGVFAFLRRSGE is encoded by the exons ATGACAACAAGTCAGGGAGGAGGATCCTCGTCGAGGAGGAGCTCGTTATCATTGACGAGCTCGACATCCAACTTAAAGAAGAAAACAGCCGGTGATAATGGAGGAGGACAACCTGATTCCGGTCCCCGAAAGTCTATGTCGTCGTCTCGTTCCAT GGGATTGACTGGCGAGCGAACAGTTAAGAGACTACGACTGTCGAAAGCCCTAACAGTACCTGATACTACAAGTATTTATGAAGCTTGCCGCAGGATGGCTGCTCGCAGAGTTGATGCTTTATTGCTGACTGACTCAAATGCATTGCTATGTGGTATCTTGACAGATAAG GACATAGCGACAAGGGTTATTGCTCGTGAAGTTAATATTCAGGAAACACCAGTTTCAAAGATTATGACGAAAAATCCTGTTTTTGTGCTTTCTGACACACTAGCTGTAGAAGCCTTGCAGAAAATGGTTTTAG GAAAATTCAGACATTTGCCAGTTGTGGAAAATGGAGAGGTCATTGCTTTGCTTGATATAGCAAAATGTCTTTATGATGCCATCGCTCGACTTGAAAGGGCAGCTGAGAAAGGAAAGGCCATTGCAGCTGCTGTTGAGGGTGTTGAAAAGCACTGGGGCTCGTCTGTTTCTG GTTCCAATACATTTATTGAAACACTTCAGGAGCGGATGTTCAAGCCTTCACTGTCAACCATCATCTCTGAGAATTCAAA GGTTGTTATAGTTGAACCAAGTGATACTGTTTTAGCCACAGCAAAAAAGATGCTTGAATCTCGAACAAGCTCTGCAATAGTAATGGTTGACAACAAAGCACGAGGAATTTTAAC TTCAAAAGACATGTTGATGCGAGTCATTGCTCAAGATCTCTCCCCTGAGTCCATTCTCGTTGAGAGG GTAATGACCCCCAGTCCAGAATGTTCTACAACCGATACACCTATTGTTGACGCTTTACATACAATGCATGACGGCAAATTCTTACACCTTCCTGTGGTTGATAAAG AGGGAATTGTAGTTGCCGTCCTTGATGTTCTTCATATCACTCATGCAGCTGTAGCCACG GTGGGACAAAATGCTGGAGCGAATAATGAAGCTGCAAACACTATGATGCAAAGATTTTGGGATTCTGCTATGGCATTGACTCcagatgatgatgaagaaacACGGAG CGAGGGTTCATTGAAATTAGCTTCTGAAGGTGCAGAAACAGGAAGATCGACTCCTTATCCTTCGGCGAGCCTGCCAAATACTTTTGCCTTCAAGATTCAAGATCGAAAGGGAAGGATGCACAGGTTCAACTGTG ATATACGGAGCGTGACAGATCTCATAACTGCAATCATTCAGAGATTGGGGAATGACATTGACCGAAACAACCTTCCTCAGATTTTG TACGAAGATGAAGACCATGACAAGGTAATCCTCGCATCAGATAGTGATCTTACAGCGGCAGTTGAACATGCAAAGTTGTCAGGCTGGAAG GGACTGAGATTGCACCTAGACTATTCAGGAACGCCTGGCCGTAGGAGAGGTTCCAACTCGGAAAGTTTGGATTATGCTCATCCAGAAACTGCATGGGCTTCAGCCTATACCGCTGTAGCAGCTGGTGCTGCATTAGCCGCGAGTTTAGGTGTATTCGCTTTCTTAAGGAGATCCGGTGAATGA